A single Vespula vulgaris chromosome 3, iyVesVulg1.1, whole genome shotgun sequence DNA region contains:
- the LOC127062260 gene encoding phosphatidylinositol 4-phosphate 3-kinase C2 domain-containing subunit beta isoform X6 encodes MSNCNRNIHTQGSSVIDYERQFQEDLERAQALSLESLALEKFKLQKQRLEYNNIQQSYQSQNNSHDGSSGSTMTDGALQSDKLQFRSRPRPGSFNKNQSKNAALLAPPPPIPCRRNSTTATSSQETSTDLINFTSPIKQDSLSEYCTPPPPPPKAQIEPKWETHPALLKKQARISRSNSSAGSYQSRDFRYHSLSPGPRSSTAPCTPGTPGISPILSRASSSNSNVPDITPQIPPLPLNYRPGITAPATCNMLVPTFCADEQLNVLKVIEKKPNSNLIDLSTCEEIEDKTNVRVSVLEAFDPLLVKTDDNSEYMKDIKDDIQSQISGSVYDPFDPFDYMYSTNESVNSDPVYVAVEKSGKSPAISPAAPPPLPPRNSSAWNTIERRRTSLDRRKKQSRLYENVTVIKTRPSSNDGDLSAFHQMVKSVRGEFPFNNPSTNIGHVISPTMENLYPEGTSIKLVVHPQLSDNDKDSIPSISFTCNVNCSVEHVILNVACSLEDEDTVNVEKYCLRVWGLAEYFAPNTTLAQYEYIHQCIKLEKDIELAIMTRAQIKKSIARTLQDDNQDQCLKLEDILPNEPLQPISYDTLLILLETVEKEMERVENTAIQLATTNHGSGLLPQLKPQGVIQAVKAVSALMGNIETFEITEAVDNFVNACCQFLPQVHTTNIECKKPEIVHEDGDYSVVTLRTKFPDVITSHCHKIRDAIQDLVETYCHAFRVDFQLNSRGENSTNRLVSSEVIDTVLVRVGSLHRLPGNWKHDDYIIAAQIFHGTRPVGNPVLSEPTTVSLSFYPRILFNSWLEFRGTSVCQVPREARLVLVLYGRTLQPTEHESNSVSEGAMRKEELGWAAIQFFNYDGIMSQGSFFLSLWPAIADRRLGPAPAPGTHPHSDTHPIIGLELPDYGGKVLFPTELRDHDVESLDFNSLDQNTQELLLDITQQDTFSRPPIDEREILWEKRHYLHDKPEALPKVLLAAHSWDWACLPDLHASLRVWSPLPPVQALQLLLPCFPDMKVREMAVGWIRELSNDELVDYLPQLLQALKHETYEASPLAKFLLERALISPRVAHHIYWLLTQALPGQSPQNSAEIVPEDEKGISSARYHRRLQLMLRALLAVIGDALRNSFLTQQLLVKNLNEIAENIKATKESLRMDALKVALQNIHCQLMEDNGTCLPLSPSKQVYGINVQICSYFPSFTLPLKINFISCDNVLSPAIFKVGDDLQQDMLTLQMVRIMDKLWLKEGLDLKMVTFACVPTGHKRGMIEMVTNAETLRKIQVEFGLTGSFKDRPIAEWLAKHNPSELEYERAVENFTASCAGYSVATYILGICDRHNDNIMLKTSGHLFHIDFGKFLGDAQMFGNFKRDRTPFVLTSDMAYVINGGDKPSAKFHHFVDLCCQAFNVVRKHGNLILHLFGLMTSSGISGVTMDAVSYVQKALLPGQTNPEAAATFARMIESSLKSWFTQFNFFLHNLAQLRFSGDHNDGALLSFIPRTYTMQQEGQLTSVQVHGYQKRYDPEKYYMYILRIQRKGQADPTYLFRSYKEFCEFYQKLCIHFPLAKVASLPSGISVGRSNIKQVADKRRADIEKFLLSLFKMAPEISQSNLVYTFFHPLLRDQQNADIHLRKVKVGNWWAEKKIRENVQCGQIKLSLHYTRGTLSVMVYHARGLPKVANGQEPNTYVKVYLKPDPTKATKRKTKVVKKNCHPSFMEMLEYRMPLEVIKERALEATIWNHDTLQENEFLGGIRLPLSRLDLTNEIIEWFSLGSVR; translated from the exons ATGTCAAACTGCAATAGAAATATACACACGCAGGGATCTTCGGTGATAGACTATGAACGTCAATTCCAAGAAGATTTGGAGCGTGCTCAAGCATTGAGCTTGGAGAGTTTagctttagaaaaatttaagtTACAAAAACAGCGCttggaatataataatatacagcAATCGTATCAATCGCAAAACAATTCACATGATGGAAGTAGTGGCTCGACGATGACGGATGGTGCTTTACAAAGTGACAA GTTACAATTTAGAAGTCGTCCACGTCCCggatcttttaataaaaatcaatcaaaaaatGCTGCATTGTTagctccaccaccaccaattCCATGTAGAAGAAATTCAACAACCGCTACGTCCAGTCAAGAAACATCAactgatttaattaattttacaagcCCAATCAAGCAGGATAGTTTATCGGAATATTGtacaccacctccaccacctcc GAAAGCGCAAATTGAACCAAAGTGGGAAACTCATCCtgctttattaaaaaagcaGGCAAGGATTTCAAGAAGCAATAGTTCTGCAGGATCTTATCAATCTCGAGATTTTAGATACCATTCACTTTCGCCTGGGCCTAGGTCTTCTACTGCACCTTGCACGCCTGGAACGCCGGGAATTAGTCCTATCTTGTCAAGGGCCAGTAGTAGCAATAGCAATGTACCTGATATTACACCACAG ATTCCTCCCTTGCCTTTGAATTACAGACCTGGCATTACAGCACCAGCTACCTGTAATATGTTAGTACCTACATTTTGTGCAGATGAGCAGTTAAATGTATTGaaagtgatagaaaaaaagccAAATAGTAATCTTATAGATTTGAGTACTTGTGAAGAAATAGAGGATAAAACAAATGTTAGAGTCAGTGTATTAGAAGCATTTGACCCTTTACTTGTTAAGACTGATGATAACAGTGAATATATGAAGGATATTAAGGACg atattCAATCGCAAATTAGTGGGTCTGTATATGATCCTTTTGATCCTTTTGATTACATGTATAGCACAAATGAAAGTGTAAATTCAGATCCAGTATATGTAGCAGTAGAAAAGTCAGGTAAATCTCCAGCTATTTCTCCGGCtgcaccaccaccactgccACCTAGAAATTCATCTGCATGGAATACTATTGAAAGAAGGAGAACATCCTTGGACCGCCGT AAAAAACAATCGCgtttatatgaaaatgtaaCGGTAATAAAAACTAGGCCATCTAGTAACGATGGTGACCTGAGTGCTTTTCATCAAATGGTTAAATCTGTGCGAG gtgAATTTCCATTTAACAATCCTAGTACAAATATTGGTCATGTAATAAGTCCAACAATGGAAAATTTATATCCTGAAGGCACAAGTATAAAATTAGTTGTGCATCCACAATTGTCAGATAACGATAAAGATTCTATTCCGTCCATTTCATTTACTTGTAATG TGAATTGTAGCGTTGAACACGTTATTTTGAATGTAGCTTGTTCTCTGGAGGATGAAGATACAGTAAACGTAGAGAAATATTGTTTAAGAGTTTGGGGCTTAGCAGAATATTTTGCTCCTAATACAACATTAGCACAATACGAATATATTCATCAATGTATTAAGTTGGAAAAAGATATTGAATTAGCTATTATGACAAGGGCACAAATCAAAAAATCTATAGCTCGCACA CTTCAAGATGATAATCAGGATCAATGTCTTAAATTAGAAGATATACTTCCTAATGAACCATTACAACCAATTTCTTATGATACATTGCTTATCTTATTAG AAacggtagaaaaagaaatggaacgCGTAGAAAATACTGCGATACAATTAGCAACAACAAATCATGGTTCTGGTCTTCTACCTCAATTGAAACCTCAAGGTGTAATTCAAGCTGTAAAGGCAGTTTCTGCATTGATGGGAAACATTGAGACTTTCGAAATCACAGAAGCAGtagataattttgtaaatgcTTGCTGTCAGTTTTTGCCTCAAGTTCATACTACAAACATAGAGTGCAAGAAACCTGAAATTGTACATGAAGATGGAGATTATTCGGTTGTAACGTTAAGAACGAAGTTTCCTGATGTGATCACTTCCCATTGTCATAAAATTCGCGATGCAATTCAAGATCTTGTAGAAACTTATTGTCATGCTTTTAGAGTTGATTTTCAATTGAATAGCAGAGGAGAAAATTCCACaa ATAGACTAGTATCTTCGGAAGTTATAGATACCGTACTTGTACGAGTTGGATCGTTACATAGATTACCAGGAAATTGGAAACACGACGATTACATTATTGCAGCTCAAATATTTCATGGTACAAGACCTGTCGGTAATCCTGTTTTATCAGAACCTACAACAGTAAGCTTGAGTTTTTATcccagaattttatttaactctTG GTTGGAATTCCGTGGGACCAGTGTATGTCAAGTTCCAAGAGAAGCCAGACTAGTATTAGTTCTTTATGGACGTACGTTACAACCAACTGAACATGAATCAAATTCCGTATCAGAAGGTGctatgagaaaagaagaacttgGTTGGGCTGCTATACAGTTCTTTAACTATGATgg tATTATGAGCCAaggaagtttctttttatctctttggCCTGCTATCGCGGATAGAAGATTAGGTCCTGCACCAGCACCCGGAACTCATCCTCATAGTGATACACATCCTATTATAGGGTTGGAATTACCAGATTATGGAGGAAAGGTTTTATTCCCAACAGAATTAAGAGATCACGATGTTGAATCATTAGATTTTAATTCATTGGATCAAAATACGCAGGAATTGTTATTGGATATTACACAGCAAGATACATTTTCAAG gCCTCCCatagatgaaagagaaatattgtGGGAAAAAAGACATTATTTACATGACAAACCAGAAGCTTTACCAAAAGTATTATTAGCTGCACATAGTTGGGATTGGGCATGTCTACCGGATTTGCATGCATCTCTTAGAGTTTGGAGTCCTTTACCACCTGTACAAGCTTTACAATTACTTTTACCATG ttttccAGATATGAAAGTTCGAGAAATGGCCGTTGGATGGATCAGAGAATTAAGTAATGACGAACTTGTAGATTACTTACCACAGTTGTTGCAAGCATTGAAACATGAAACGTACGAAGCTTCTCCTTTAGCTAAATTTTTATTGGAACGAGCTTTGATATCGCCGAGAGTAGCTCATCATATTTATTGGCTATTAACACAAGCATTACCGGGACAAAGTCCCCAG AATTCTGCAGAAATTGTACcagaagatgaaaaaggtaTCAGTTCTGCGAGGTATCATAGGAGATTACAACTAATGTTACGAGCTTTGCTAGCAGTTATAGGGGATGCATTAAGGAATAGTTTTCTTACTCAACAATTATTAGTTAAG AATTTAAATGAGATTGCAGAGAATATTAAAGCTACTAAAGAATCATTACGAATGGACGCGCTCAAAGTTGcattacaaaatatacattGTCAATTAATGGAGGATAATGGTACTTGTTTACCATTGTCTCCTAGTAAACAAGTATATGGTATCAATGTACAAATTTGCTCGTATTTTCCATCATTTACACTTCCATTGAAAATTAACTTCATTAGCTGTGATAATGTACTAAGTCCTGCAATCTTTAAG GTTGGTGATGATTTGCAGCAAGATATGTTGACTTTACAAATGGTCCGTATTATGGATAAATTGTGGTTGAAGGAAGGCCTTGATTTAAAAATGGTAACTTTTGCATGTGTACCTACTGGTCACAAACGTGGAATGATAGAAATGGTCACAAATGCAGAAACACTTAGAAAAATTCAAGTTGAATTTGGTTTGACCGGATCTTTCAAAGATCGACCTATTGCAGAATGGCTAGCAAAGCATAATCCTTCTGAATTAGAATATGAAAGGGCAGTAGAAAATTTTACCGCGTCATGTGCCGGTTATAGCGTTGCTACTTACATTTTAGGAATTTGTGATAGacataatgataatattatgttaaaaaCATCTGGTCACTTATTTCACatagattttggaaaatttctcGGGGATGCTCAAATGTTTGGAAATTTCAAAAG GGATCGAACACCATTTGTTCTCACCTCTGATATGGCTTATGTAATAAACGGTGGAGACAAGCCATCAGCCAAATTTCATCATTTTGTAGATTTATGTTGTCAAGCGTTTAATGTTGTACGTAAACATGGCAATCTTATCCTTCATCTTTTTGGATTA ATGACTTCATCTGGCATCTCTGGTGTTACAATGGATGCTGTTAGTTATGTACAAAAAGCATTGCTTCCAGGACAAACTAATCCTGAAGCAGCAGCAACATTTGCACGAATGATAGAGAGTTCGTTGAAGAGTTGGTTTACAcagtttaatttctttttgcataACTTAGCACAACTCAGATTTTCTGGAGATCATAACGATGGAgcattattatcttttattccaCGCACATATAC tatGCAACAGGAAGGTCAGTTGACAAGTGTACAAGTACATGGATATCAAAAGAGATATGATCCAGaaaagtattatatgtatattttacgtATACAAAGAAAAGGTCAAGCAGATCCTACGTATCTTTTTCGCTCGTATAAAGAGTTTTGcgaattttatcaaaaattatgtatacacTTTCCTCTTGCTAAAGTAGCCAG cTTACCAAGTGGTATAAGCGTTGGACGATCGAACATAAAGCAGGTAGCGGATAAAAGACGAGCAGATatagaaaagtttcttttaagTCTGTTCAAAATGGCTCCAGAAATATCACAAAGTAATTTGGTGTATACATTTTTCCATCCTTTGTTACGAGATCAACAAAATGCAGATATTCATTTACGCAAAGTAAAag TTGGTAATTGGTGggcagagaaaaaaatcagagAAAACGTACAATGTggacaaataaaattatcccTTCATTACACTCGTGGCACTTTATCAGTAATGGTTTATCATGCCAGAGGTTTGCCAAAAGTGGCAAATGGCCAAGAGCCAAATACATACGTGAAAGTTTATCTCAAGCCCGATCCTACAAAAGCGACGAAACGTAAAACTAAAGTTGTTAAAAAGAATTGTCATCCTTCATTTATGGAAATG cTCGAGTACCGAATGCCACTCGAAGTAATCAAGGAAAGAGCTTTGGAAGCTACTATTTGGAATCACGATACTCTACAAGAAAACGAATTTCTTGGTGGTATTCGATTACCACTCAGTCGGCTGGATttaacaaacgaaataatcgaATGGTTTTCATTGGGTAgtgttcgataa
- the LOC127062260 gene encoding phosphatidylinositol 4-phosphate 3-kinase C2 domain-containing subunit beta isoform X3, which translates to MSNCNRNIHTQGSSVIDYERQFQEDLERAQALSLESLALEKFKLQKQRLEYNNIQQSYQSQNNSHDGSSGSTMTDGALQSDKLQFRSRPRPGSFNKNQSKNAALLAPPPPIPCRRNSTTATSSQETSTDLINFTSPIKQDSLSEYCTPPPPPPKAQIEPKWETHPALLKKQARISRSNSSAGSYQSRDFRYHSLSPGPRSSTAPCTPGTPGISPILSRASSSNSNVPDITPQPAWNFFAFKNYFFPQIPPLPLNYRPGITAPATCNMLVPTFCADEQLNVLKVIEKKPNSNLIDLSTCEEIEDKTNVRVSVLEAFDPLLVKTDDNSEYMKDIKDDIQSQISGSVYDPFDPFDYMYSTNESVNSDPVYVAVEKSGKSPAISPAAPPPLPPRNSSAWNTIERRRTSLDRRQKKQSRLYENVTVIKTRPSSNDGDLSAFHQMVKSVRGEFPFNNPSTNIGHVISPTMENLYPEGTSIKLVVHPQLSDNDKDSIPSISFTCNVNCSVEHVILNVACSLEDEDTVNVEKYCLRVWGLAEYFAPNTTLAQYEYIHQCIKLEKDIELAIMTRAQIKKSIARTLQDDNQDQCLKLEDILPNEPLQPISYDTLLILLETVEKEMERVENTAIQLATTNHGSGLLPQLKPQGVIQAVKAVSALMGNIETFEITEAVDNFVNACCQFLPQVHTTNIECKKPEIVHEDGDYSVVTLRTKFPDVITSHCHKIRDAIQDLVETYCHAFRVDFQLNSRGENSTNRLVSSEVIDTVLVRVGSLHRLPGNWKHDDYIIAAQIFHGTRPVGNPVLSEPTTVSLSFYPRILFNSWLEFRGTSVCQVPREARLVLVLYGRTLQPTEHESNSVSEGAMRKEELGWAAIQFFNYDGIMSQGSFFLSLWPAIADRRLGPAPAPGTHPHSDTHPIIGLELPDYGGKVLFPTELRDHDVESLDFNSLDQNTQELLLDITQQDTFSRPPIDEREILWEKRHYLHDKPEALPKVLLAAHSWDWACLPDLHASLRVWSPLPPVQALQLLLPCFPDMKVREMAVGWIRELSNDELVDYLPQLLQALKHETYEASPLAKFLLERALISPRVAHHIYWLLTQALPGQSPQNSAEIVPEDEKGISSARYHRRLQLMLRALLAVIGDALRNSFLTQQLLVKNLNEIAENIKATKESLRMDALKVALQNIHCQLMEDNGTCLPLSPSKQVYGINVQICSYFPSFTLPLKINFISCDNVLSPAIFKVGDDLQQDMLTLQMVRIMDKLWLKEGLDLKMVTFACVPTGHKRGMIEMVTNAETLRKIQVEFGLTGSFKDRPIAEWLAKHNPSELEYERAVENFTASCAGYSVATYILGICDRHNDNIMLKTSGHLFHIDFGKFLGDAQMFGNFKRDRTPFVLTSDMAYVINGGDKPSAKFHHFVDLCCQAFNVVRKHGNLILHLFGLMTSSGISGVTMDAVSYVQKALLPGQTNPEAAATFARMIESSLKSWFTQFNFFLHNLAQLRFSGDHNDGALLSFIPRTYTMQQEGQLTSVQVHGYQKRYDPEKYYMYILRIQRKGQADPTYLFRSYKEFCEFYQKLCIHFPLAKVASLPSGISVGRSNIKQVADKRRADIEKFLLSLFKMAPEISQSNLVYTFFHPLLRDQQNADIHLRKVKVGNWWAEKKIRENVQCGQIKLSLHYTRGTLSVMVYHARGLPKVANGQEPNTYVKVYLKPDPTKATKRKTKVVKKNCHPSFMEMLEYRMPLEVIKERALEATIWNHDTLQENEFLGGIRLPLSRLDLTNEIIEWFSLGSVR; encoded by the exons ATGTCAAACTGCAATAGAAATATACACACGCAGGGATCTTCGGTGATAGACTATGAACGTCAATTCCAAGAAGATTTGGAGCGTGCTCAAGCATTGAGCTTGGAGAGTTTagctttagaaaaatttaagtTACAAAAACAGCGCttggaatataataatatacagcAATCGTATCAATCGCAAAACAATTCACATGATGGAAGTAGTGGCTCGACGATGACGGATGGTGCTTTACAAAGTGACAA GTTACAATTTAGAAGTCGTCCACGTCCCggatcttttaataaaaatcaatcaaaaaatGCTGCATTGTTagctccaccaccaccaattCCATGTAGAAGAAATTCAACAACCGCTACGTCCAGTCAAGAAACATCAactgatttaattaattttacaagcCCAATCAAGCAGGATAGTTTATCGGAATATTGtacaccacctccaccacctcc GAAAGCGCAAATTGAACCAAAGTGGGAAACTCATCCtgctttattaaaaaagcaGGCAAGGATTTCAAGAAGCAATAGTTCTGCAGGATCTTATCAATCTCGAGATTTTAGATACCATTCACTTTCGCCTGGGCCTAGGTCTTCTACTGCACCTTGCACGCCTGGAACGCCGGGAATTAGTCCTATCTTGTCAAGGGCCAGTAGTAGCAATAGCAATGTACCTGATATTACACCACAG cCTGCATGgaatttttttgcttttaagaattatttctttccacAG ATTCCTCCCTTGCCTTTGAATTACAGACCTGGCATTACAGCACCAGCTACCTGTAATATGTTAGTACCTACATTTTGTGCAGATGAGCAGTTAAATGTATTGaaagtgatagaaaaaaagccAAATAGTAATCTTATAGATTTGAGTACTTGTGAAGAAATAGAGGATAAAACAAATGTTAGAGTCAGTGTATTAGAAGCATTTGACCCTTTACTTGTTAAGACTGATGATAACAGTGAATATATGAAGGATATTAAGGACg atattCAATCGCAAATTAGTGGGTCTGTATATGATCCTTTTGATCCTTTTGATTACATGTATAGCACAAATGAAAGTGTAAATTCAGATCCAGTATATGTAGCAGTAGAAAAGTCAGGTAAATCTCCAGCTATTTCTCCGGCtgcaccaccaccactgccACCTAGAAATTCATCTGCATGGAATACTATTGAAAGAAGGAGAACATCCTTGGACCGCCGT caGAAAAAACAATCGCgtttatatgaaaatgtaaCGGTAATAAAAACTAGGCCATCTAGTAACGATGGTGACCTGAGTGCTTTTCATCAAATGGTTAAATCTGTGCGAG gtgAATTTCCATTTAACAATCCTAGTACAAATATTGGTCATGTAATAAGTCCAACAATGGAAAATTTATATCCTGAAGGCACAAGTATAAAATTAGTTGTGCATCCACAATTGTCAGATAACGATAAAGATTCTATTCCGTCCATTTCATTTACTTGTAATG TGAATTGTAGCGTTGAACACGTTATTTTGAATGTAGCTTGTTCTCTGGAGGATGAAGATACAGTAAACGTAGAGAAATATTGTTTAAGAGTTTGGGGCTTAGCAGAATATTTTGCTCCTAATACAACATTAGCACAATACGAATATATTCATCAATGTATTAAGTTGGAAAAAGATATTGAATTAGCTATTATGACAAGGGCACAAATCAAAAAATCTATAGCTCGCACA CTTCAAGATGATAATCAGGATCAATGTCTTAAATTAGAAGATATACTTCCTAATGAACCATTACAACCAATTTCTTATGATACATTGCTTATCTTATTAG AAacggtagaaaaagaaatggaacgCGTAGAAAATACTGCGATACAATTAGCAACAACAAATCATGGTTCTGGTCTTCTACCTCAATTGAAACCTCAAGGTGTAATTCAAGCTGTAAAGGCAGTTTCTGCATTGATGGGAAACATTGAGACTTTCGAAATCACAGAAGCAGtagataattttgtaaatgcTTGCTGTCAGTTTTTGCCTCAAGTTCATACTACAAACATAGAGTGCAAGAAACCTGAAATTGTACATGAAGATGGAGATTATTCGGTTGTAACGTTAAGAACGAAGTTTCCTGATGTGATCACTTCCCATTGTCATAAAATTCGCGATGCAATTCAAGATCTTGTAGAAACTTATTGTCATGCTTTTAGAGTTGATTTTCAATTGAATAGCAGAGGAGAAAATTCCACaa ATAGACTAGTATCTTCGGAAGTTATAGATACCGTACTTGTACGAGTTGGATCGTTACATAGATTACCAGGAAATTGGAAACACGACGATTACATTATTGCAGCTCAAATATTTCATGGTACAAGACCTGTCGGTAATCCTGTTTTATCAGAACCTACAACAGTAAGCTTGAGTTTTTATcccagaattttatttaactctTG GTTGGAATTCCGTGGGACCAGTGTATGTCAAGTTCCAAGAGAAGCCAGACTAGTATTAGTTCTTTATGGACGTACGTTACAACCAACTGAACATGAATCAAATTCCGTATCAGAAGGTGctatgagaaaagaagaacttgGTTGGGCTGCTATACAGTTCTTTAACTATGATgg tATTATGAGCCAaggaagtttctttttatctctttggCCTGCTATCGCGGATAGAAGATTAGGTCCTGCACCAGCACCCGGAACTCATCCTCATAGTGATACACATCCTATTATAGGGTTGGAATTACCAGATTATGGAGGAAAGGTTTTATTCCCAACAGAATTAAGAGATCACGATGTTGAATCATTAGATTTTAATTCATTGGATCAAAATACGCAGGAATTGTTATTGGATATTACACAGCAAGATACATTTTCAAG gCCTCCCatagatgaaagagaaatattgtGGGAAAAAAGACATTATTTACATGACAAACCAGAAGCTTTACCAAAAGTATTATTAGCTGCACATAGTTGGGATTGGGCATGTCTACCGGATTTGCATGCATCTCTTAGAGTTTGGAGTCCTTTACCACCTGTACAAGCTTTACAATTACTTTTACCATG ttttccAGATATGAAAGTTCGAGAAATGGCCGTTGGATGGATCAGAGAATTAAGTAATGACGAACTTGTAGATTACTTACCACAGTTGTTGCAAGCATTGAAACATGAAACGTACGAAGCTTCTCCTTTAGCTAAATTTTTATTGGAACGAGCTTTGATATCGCCGAGAGTAGCTCATCATATTTATTGGCTATTAACACAAGCATTACCGGGACAAAGTCCCCAG AATTCTGCAGAAATTGTACcagaagatgaaaaaggtaTCAGTTCTGCGAGGTATCATAGGAGATTACAACTAATGTTACGAGCTTTGCTAGCAGTTATAGGGGATGCATTAAGGAATAGTTTTCTTACTCAACAATTATTAGTTAAG AATTTAAATGAGATTGCAGAGAATATTAAAGCTACTAAAGAATCATTACGAATGGACGCGCTCAAAGTTGcattacaaaatatacattGTCAATTAATGGAGGATAATGGTACTTGTTTACCATTGTCTCCTAGTAAACAAGTATATGGTATCAATGTACAAATTTGCTCGTATTTTCCATCATTTACACTTCCATTGAAAATTAACTTCATTAGCTGTGATAATGTACTAAGTCCTGCAATCTTTAAG GTTGGTGATGATTTGCAGCAAGATATGTTGACTTTACAAATGGTCCGTATTATGGATAAATTGTGGTTGAAGGAAGGCCTTGATTTAAAAATGGTAACTTTTGCATGTGTACCTACTGGTCACAAACGTGGAATGATAGAAATGGTCACAAATGCAGAAACACTTAGAAAAATTCAAGTTGAATTTGGTTTGACCGGATCTTTCAAAGATCGACCTATTGCAGAATGGCTAGCAAAGCATAATCCTTCTGAATTAGAATATGAAAGGGCAGTAGAAAATTTTACCGCGTCATGTGCCGGTTATAGCGTTGCTACTTACATTTTAGGAATTTGTGATAGacataatgataatattatgttaaaaaCATCTGGTCACTTATTTCACatagattttggaaaatttctcGGGGATGCTCAAATGTTTGGAAATTTCAAAAG GGATCGAACACCATTTGTTCTCACCTCTGATATGGCTTATGTAATAAACGGTGGAGACAAGCCATCAGCCAAATTTCATCATTTTGTAGATTTATGTTGTCAAGCGTTTAATGTTGTACGTAAACATGGCAATCTTATCCTTCATCTTTTTGGATTA ATGACTTCATCTGGCATCTCTGGTGTTACAATGGATGCTGTTAGTTATGTACAAAAAGCATTGCTTCCAGGACAAACTAATCCTGAAGCAGCAGCAACATTTGCACGAATGATAGAGAGTTCGTTGAAGAGTTGGTTTACAcagtttaatttctttttgcataACTTAGCACAACTCAGATTTTCTGGAGATCATAACGATGGAgcattattatcttttattccaCGCACATATAC tatGCAACAGGAAGGTCAGTTGACAAGTGTACAAGTACATGGATATCAAAAGAGATATGATCCAGaaaagtattatatgtatattttacgtATACAAAGAAAAGGTCAAGCAGATCCTACGTATCTTTTTCGCTCGTATAAAGAGTTTTGcgaattttatcaaaaattatgtatacacTTTCCTCTTGCTAAAGTAGCCAG cTTACCAAGTGGTATAAGCGTTGGACGATCGAACATAAAGCAGGTAGCGGATAAAAGACGAGCAGATatagaaaagtttcttttaagTCTGTTCAAAATGGCTCCAGAAATATCACAAAGTAATTTGGTGTATACATTTTTCCATCCTTTGTTACGAGATCAACAAAATGCAGATATTCATTTACGCAAAGTAAAag TTGGTAATTGGTGggcagagaaaaaaatcagagAAAACGTACAATGTggacaaataaaattatcccTTCATTACACTCGTGGCACTTTATCAGTAATGGTTTATCATGCCAGAGGTTTGCCAAAAGTGGCAAATGGCCAAGAGCCAAATACATACGTGAAAGTTTATCTCAAGCCCGATCCTACAAAAGCGACGAAACGTAAAACTAAAGTTGTTAAAAAGAATTGTCATCCTTCATTTATGGAAATG cTCGAGTACCGAATGCCACTCGAAGTAATCAAGGAAAGAGCTTTGGAAGCTACTATTTGGAATCACGATACTCTACAAGAAAACGAATTTCTTGGTGGTATTCGATTACCACTCAGTCGGCTGGATttaacaaacgaaataatcgaATGGTTTTCATTGGGTAgtgttcgataa